In the Anastrepha obliqua isolate idAnaObli1 chromosome 1, idAnaObli1_1.0, whole genome shotgun sequence genome, one interval contains:
- the LOC129236100 gene encoding protein takeout-like: MKMFKLYKIFLALMPFLVLQVIANFPDNPKPCKFGDKTCIMNTIEYLMHEKSQGFASLNLVKTEPLRVAKIVMKQGGESPVNIDLTFTNNDVTGFSEIKMNNVKGFGKELTTKHDLYVTAPVLSLIGDYSIKGRVLVLPITGTGTSNITMVNVKIHIQFTGAPMQKSDGIYMNVKDVRLRVDPSRMIFNFDNLFNGDKVLGDTMNNFLNENWKDIYEEVRATFANAFAQIFSALIHKVFSKYPYEKYFLE; encoded by the exons atgaaaatgtttaagttatataaaatatttttggcgcTAATGCCATTTTTAGTACTTCAAGTGATCGCTAATTTTC ctGATAATCCCAAGCCATGCAAATTTGGTGATAAAACTTGTATAATGAATACCATTGAATACCTAATGCATGAAAAATCTCAAG GCTTTGCTTCGCTGAATTTGGTCAAAACGGAACCGTTGAGAGTAGCTAAAATTGTGATGAAACAAGGGGGTGAAAGTCCAGTCAACATTGATTTGACCTTCACTAATAATGACGTAACGGGATTCAGCGAAATCAAGATGAATAACGTAAA GGGCTTTGGCAAAGAGTTGACGACAAAACACGACCTTTACGTTACTGCACCTGTTCTCAGTTTGATCGGTGATTACTCAATCAAAGGACGTGTGCTAGTGCTGCCGATTACTGGCACCGGCACTAGCAATATTACAATGG TTAACGTTAAAATTCACATTCAGTTTACTGGCGCTCCAATGCAAAAATCGGACGGCATCTACATGAATGTGAAAGATGTGCGCTTGCGAGTGGATCCTTCAagaatgatttttaattttgacaacCTCTTTAATGGCGACAAGGTGTTGGGTGATACAATGAATAACTTCTTGAACGAGAACTGGAAGGATATTTACGAAGAAGTGCGTGCCACATTTGCGAATGCTTTTGCCCAGATCTTCTCCGCCCTCATACATAAGGTGTTCAGCAAATATCcttatgaaaaatactttttggaatga